CAAGCGCGGTTTGGCCGTGCTCGAAAGCTCCTCGCTCGAAGCGGCCGGCGTGGCGGTACACAGCGGCGGCGAAGAGGCCGGCATCATCATCAACAGCGCTTTAACCGCAAGCGGCAGCATCAGTTTGGCGGTGATTAAATTCTCCGCCGCAAAAACGCCTTTAACCGATGCCGACGGCAACGCGCTGCAAACCGGCAAAGTATTTTTTAAAACCGATAGCGAATAAGTTTTTTCAGACGGCTTGGGTATTTTGTATTTCAAAAAACGGGAACGATGCCCGCATATCCGCAAGCCGTCTGAAAACCCAAACCGTTCCAACTACCCGCAACCCGCTCCCAACCGCACCATCACCATGTTTCAAATGAGAATACGCACCGACAGCGCCCGCTGGACGCGCCTGATGCTGAACTTTTGGCCACCGCTTTTTTTCAGCGGCATCCGCATCACCGAGCTTTCCGACGATTTCCGCTATATGAAGGCCACCCTGAAAGACTGGTCGAGCACCCGCAACGTACACGGTGCGCAATTCGGCGGCAGCCTGTTCGCCCTAACCGACGCATCCTACTCGGCCATGCTCAACGGCATGATAGGCAAACGGTATTATGTGTGGGACAAATCCGCCCATATCGACTTTATCAAACCCGGCCGCGGCGCGGTGTTTATCGAATGCCGCATCACCGACGAAATGCTGCACGATATTTACGAACACACCAAAACCGGCGAAAAATACCTGCCCGAAATCCCCGTGCGCGTATTCGATAAAAACGGCGAAACCGTCGCCATTGCCAAGCGCACGCTTTATATCCGTTTGAAACCCACGTTCAGGCCGAAAAAAGAAGCTGCCTGATCAGGCAGAACAAAAACTCAGGCCGAGACCTTTGCAAAAATACTGAACTGCACCCCAAAAATTGGACACCCCCTCCAACTTTAAAAGGTGCAGTTTTCTTATGTCCAAATATAACCTACACTTCAAATACCGAGCCGTACTCCATTACCACCAAGTGCACAGCCAACAGCGCACCGCAGAGCACTTCAACGTCTCACGCACCCACCTGCGCCGTTGGATAGCCGCCTATCGGCAAGGCGGTATTGCCGCACTTCAACACCCGCAGGCTACGTTTATGAAGACTATGAAGACCAAACGCAAAAACCCGTTTATCGTCGACAAACCCGACCACGAAAAAACCCAGACGGAACTGATTGAAGAGTTACGTTACATGAGGGCGGAGAACGACTACCTAAAGCACATGAAAGCCCTCAACGAAAAGAACGCCGCCAAAGCTGCGAAACCGTTCAAACGTTGAGGGCGAAACACCCGCTGAAATATCTGCTGCACAGTGCCGGCATTCCCAAAAGCAGCTTTCATTACCATATCGGCAAAGCCGATCCCGATGCGGCGGCCAAAACCGCAGTGAGTGAAGTCTATCGCCGACACAAAGGCCGTTACGGTCATCGGCGGATTGCCGCCGTATTGTCGTGGAACAAAAAGAAAGTGCAGCGCATTATGGGTTTGTTGGGACTAAAAGCCAAAGTCCGCAGTAAAAAAACCTACCGTCCGCAAGCAGTAGGAGAGGCTTCGGACAATATTCTCAATCGAGAGTTTACCGCCGGCAAACCGGCAGACAAATGGCTGACCGATGTGACGGAGTTTAAATGCACAGACGGGAAGCTGTACTTATCGCCGATATTGGATGTGTTTAATCGGGAGATTGTGGCCTATTCTTTAGGCCGCAGAGCAAACAGTAAAATGGTGGCGCAAATGTTGGACCAAGCATTCGGCCGTCTGAAAGGCCAAACGCCGCTGCTGCATTCCGACCAGGGTGTGCTTTACCGCACCGAGGCTTATCGAACGAAATTGGCTGAGAAAGGGATTGTGCAAAGTATGTCGCGCAAAGGTAATTGCTGGGACAATGCGCCGATGGAGAGTTTTTTCGGTACACTGAAAACGGAGAGTTTCTATCAGGAAGGTGCGCTGTCGGTGGCGGAGCTGACGGAGGTAATAGATGATTACATACATTACTACAATCATGAACG
The sequence above is a segment of the Neisseria dentiae genome. Coding sequences within it:
- a CDS encoding DUF4442 domain-containing protein produces the protein MYFKKRERCPHIRKPSENPNRSNYPQPAPNRTITMFQMRIRTDSARWTRLMLNFWPPLFFSGIRITELSDDFRYMKATLKDWSSTRNVHGAQFGGSLFALTDASYSAMLNGMIGKRYYVWDKSAHIDFIKPGRGAVFIECRITDEMLHDIYEHTKTGEKYLPEIPVRVFDKNGETVAIAKRTLYIRLKPTFRPKKEAA
- a CDS encoding helix-turn-helix domain-containing protein, whose translation is MSKYNLHFKYRAVLHYHQVHSQQRTAEHFNVSRTHLRRWIAAYRQGGIAALQHPQATFMKTMKTKRKNPFIVDKPDHEKTQTELIEELRYMRAENDYLKHMKALNEKNAAKAAKPFKR
- a CDS encoding IS3 family transposase, which gives rise to MRAKHPLKYLLHSAGIPKSSFHYHIGKADPDAAAKTAVSEVYRRHKGRYGHRRIAAVLSWNKKKVQRIMGLLGLKAKVRSKKTYRPQAVGEASDNILNREFTAGKPADKWLTDVTEFKCTDGKLYLSPILDVFNREIVAYSLGRRANSKMVAQMLDQAFGRLKGQTPLLHSDQGVLYRTEAYRTKLAEKGIVQSMSRKGNCWDNAPMESFFGTLKTESFYQEGALSVAELTEVIDDYIHYYNHERISLNLKKLSPVGYRTQLEKAV